A portion of the Pseudomonadota bacterium genome contains these proteins:
- a CDS encoding STAS/SEC14 domain-containing protein, with the protein MFKIIPQGINRLDIELSGKLNAEDMKIALDELVNKSQNIKNGTMLYDVIDFHLPSLAAIGIEFSRLPAMFGLMKKFDRAAVLTDKAWLKKVSEFEGLLYPGLEIKAFNRDQKASAEAWLAS; encoded by the coding sequence ATGTTTAAAATAATTCCACAAGGCATAAATCGTTTAGATATTGAGTTGAGTGGAAAGCTGAATGCCGAAGATATGAAAATTGCCTTAGACGAGCTTGTCAACAAATCACAGAATATTAAAAATGGCACAATGCTGTATGACGTTATCGACTTCCATCTTCCGTCACTTGCTGCAATTGGAATTGAATTTTCCCGGCTTCCCGCAATGTTTGGGCTTATGAAAAAATTTGACCGCGCAGCGGTATTAACTGACAAGGCCTGGTTAAAGAAAGTAAGTGAATTTGAGGGATTGTTGTACCCAGGCCTGGAAATCAAGGCTTTTAATAGAGACCAGAAAGCTTCGGCAGAAGCGTGGTTGGCGAGTTAG